The region AATGGCGGCGTATGAAAGACAATAATTCGCAAGAGTGTCGAAACTGCCATAATTTCGAGTTTATGGATTTAACCGCCCAGAAAGGCGTTGCGGCCAAAATGCATGATCAGGCCGTGAAAGATGGGCAAACATGTATTGACTGTCATAAAGGGATAGCACACAAACTGCCTGATATGCGTGAAGTCAAACCGGGCTTTTAACAGGATGTAAATATTCAGGATGCTTGAGGCCAGAGAACTGCTCTGTGAGCGGGATGACAGAATACTGTTCAGTGAGCTGTCATTTCGCGTAAACGCAGGTGAATGGGTGCAAATTACCGGGAGTAACGGCGCAGGGAAAACCACTCTGCTGCGGTTGCTTACCGGGCTGGCTCGTCCAGACGCCGGAGAGGTTTGCTGGCAAGGGCAACCGCTGCATCAGGTGCGTGACAGCTACCATCAGGAATTACTGTGGATCGGACATCAGCCGGGGATTAAAACCCGGCTTTCGGCGTTGGAGAATCTGCGTTTTTTTCATCACGATGGTGATACCACACAGTGTCTTTCAGCGCTCGAGCAGGCGGGGCTTGCCGGATATGAAGATATCCCGGTAAATCAGCTTTCTGCCGGTCAACAACGCCGTGTGGCG is a window of Citrobacter sp. Marseille-Q6884 DNA encoding:
- the ccmA gene encoding cytochrome c biogenesis heme-transporting ATPase CcmA, coding for MLEARELLCERDDRILFSELSFRVNAGEWVQITGSNGAGKTTLLRLLTGLARPDAGEVCWQGQPLHQVRDSYHQELLWIGHQPGIKTRLSALENLRFFHHDGDTTQCLSALEQAGLAGYEDIPVNQLSAGQQRRVALARLWLTRARLWILDEPFTAIDVNGVDRLTQRMAQHTEQGGIVILTTHQPLNVETNKVRRIALTRERAAQ